A region from the Salicibibacter cibarius genome encodes:
- a CDS encoding DUF58 domain-containing protein has translation MKRTLRQVGRVIAVLFLLAILFWYAMVQGGFVSWFLFYSVSALLLAGFAMAAAPLRFLRAERSVTRRHLSQGETIKVQISVYKTSRWPCFFVGVRDLVPRDLTLESDPGAFFFMMFSRKKTYSYLVKTEKRGAYTYDSVHVESGDPFGFFKSEKDLPAVNELLVYPRIKPLPFNLQNKRWQRSNTDRVCAAQRVYHEESSNFSGVREYVAGDRLSSIDWKVSARLGNLATKEFDTEEGKGFTVLLDTRAGSGQNFEAAVEWAAATVNTVFDKHSRLNFAALGATPVVSPTGNDRAHMHQVMKELARIEPSLPEASNVRAPLPSTFSFLQTVIYAVPEMNTATLQEIKYLQQRGLDILVLYNEREAFHLPLKQRGVQSYAMPIKEEGGAINHTF, from the coding sequence ATGAAACGGACATTGCGGCAAGTGGGACGTGTGATTGCCGTACTTTTTTTGCTAGCGATTCTTTTCTGGTACGCGATGGTCCAGGGCGGTTTTGTCAGCTGGTTTCTTTTTTATAGCGTATCCGCATTATTGCTGGCGGGATTTGCAATGGCTGCCGCCCCCCTCCGCTTTTTGCGTGCGGAACGTTCGGTAACGCGTCGGCATCTGTCCCAAGGGGAAACGATTAAGGTGCAAATAAGTGTTTATAAAACGAGTCGCTGGCCATGTTTTTTCGTCGGGGTTCGTGACCTGGTGCCCCGTGACTTAACACTTGAAAGCGATCCGGGTGCTTTCTTTTTCATGATGTTTTCACGGAAAAAAACCTACAGCTATCTCGTAAAAACGGAAAAGCGCGGCGCATATACGTATGATTCAGTACATGTGGAAAGCGGAGATCCGTTTGGCTTTTTTAAAAGTGAAAAAGATTTACCTGCGGTGAATGAACTGCTCGTGTATCCGCGTATCAAACCTTTGCCTTTTAACCTTCAAAACAAACGGTGGCAAAGATCGAATACCGATCGTGTTTGTGCTGCTCAAAGGGTCTACCATGAGGAGTCATCCAATTTTTCCGGTGTCCGTGAATACGTCGCGGGCGATCGTCTATCAAGTATCGATTGGAAAGTTTCTGCCCGTCTCGGAAACTTAGCAACAAAAGAATTTGATACGGAAGAAGGGAAAGGGTTTACGGTTTTACTCGATACACGAGCCGGCAGCGGACAAAACTTTGAAGCAGCTGTTGAGTGGGCTGCTGCTACTGTGAACACTGTGTTTGACAAGCATTCACGTTTAAATTTTGCTGCTTTAGGCGCAACCCCCGTCGTTTCGCCTACAGGAAATGATCGCGCCCATATGCACCAGGTGATGAAGGAGCTCGCGAGAATTGAGCCGTCTCTGCCTGAGGCTTCGAATGTTCGGGCGCCTTTGCCAAGCACGTTTAGTTTTTTACAAACGGTCATCTATGCAGTGCCCGAAATGAACACGGCTACACTGCAAGAAATCAAATACTTGCAGCAACGGGGGCTCGATATTCTCGTTTTATACAATGAGCGGGAAGCTTTCCATCTTCCTTTGAAACAACGAGGGGTCCAGTCATACGCGATGCCTATCAAAGAAGAAGGAGGCGCCATTAATCACACGTTTTAG
- a CDS encoding transglutaminase domain-containing protein, with protein MLAYFIVAEWLYPLPQISDTGFLPFFLIIAAVFFVITAIPMHWLLRLGFYTLVITYSLHVLFMPGTYMSIDWWSLFLTEAWQQSTLLFSGSLLQLSDMYRSLLLILLLAMVSYLVYYWVAIAHRIFFFVAASVVYIGILDTFTVYDGSWAIVRLVTIGFVLFACTRFLRLQHRYSNLGSSHSFHYLTIAGVVILLSVLVGWQAPKYTQQWPDPTSYIERTTGVDVISWGSSSNGDETRKIGYGDNDERLGGGFVMDDMEVFTARSETSAYWRGESKHEYTGHGWESEESGELAEQSEGYLDLYEEATETETLEADVAYHDSRTGEGDLLFSQGALQEANAEMDGDYTVYSDEESGRAEVWHNEGDVDDAGVFTLTYDYPEFPVEQMRDVDAGDVQQDPQAVTDRHLQLPEELPDRVGELAEDVVQGEDNRYDRARAIEDYLTGPDFEYETSDIPVPAEDQDYVDQFLFETQIGYCDNFSTAMVVMLRTLDIPARWAKGFTAGEEVSVGDDGYSEFEVTNENAHSWVEVYFPDVGWVPFEPTPGFSNTADFASADVDRDENDEEMMFEQEVEQDSEEEGDASEEEEDDDERETDTEEQEEEQMALPFRLLTGMGAALLLAGFAAFKFRGKIIQTWLRRRYSGMDNGSTFIRAYESVLKYLGWAGMKRAAHETPSEFAARVDFRFESEDMRALTMLYEDLYYGNEKTDHLPADTERRWIQLLDNIAKGR; from the coding sequence GTGCTCGCGTATTTCATCGTGGCAGAGTGGCTCTATCCGTTGCCGCAAATTAGCGATACCGGCTTTTTGCCGTTTTTTCTTATAATCGCGGCGGTTTTCTTTGTGATTACCGCGATCCCCATGCATTGGCTCTTACGCCTTGGCTTTTATACGCTTGTGATCACGTATAGCTTGCACGTCCTGTTTATGCCCGGCACGTATATGTCGATTGATTGGTGGTCCTTGTTTCTCACGGAAGCTTGGCAGCAGAGCACACTTTTATTCAGTGGCAGTTTGTTACAATTAAGTGATATGTATCGCAGTTTATTGCTTATTTTACTGTTGGCGATGGTCAGCTATCTCGTCTATTACTGGGTCGCCATCGCGCACCGAATTTTCTTTTTTGTGGCTGCGAGTGTCGTTTATATCGGCATTCTGGATACATTCACGGTTTATGACGGTTCGTGGGCGATTGTGCGCTTAGTCACAATCGGATTTGTTCTTTTTGCGTGTACGCGGTTTTTGCGGCTTCAGCATCGCTACTCGAACCTTGGAAGCAGCCATTCGTTCCATTATTTGACGATTGCGGGTGTCGTTATTCTCCTTTCTGTTTTGGTTGGTTGGCAAGCCCCGAAATATACGCAACAATGGCCGGATCCTACCTCATATATAGAAAGGACGACCGGGGTGGATGTGATTAGTTGGGGTTCTTCTTCCAACGGCGACGAGACGCGTAAGATCGGCTACGGCGACAACGATGAACGCCTCGGTGGCGGATTCGTCATGGACGACATGGAAGTATTTACGGCAAGATCGGAAACATCTGCTTATTGGCGTGGGGAGTCAAAGCACGAATACACCGGCCATGGTTGGGAAAGCGAAGAAAGTGGGGAGTTGGCCGAACAATCTGAAGGGTATTTGGATCTATATGAAGAAGCGACGGAAACAGAAACCCTTGAAGCGGATGTCGCTTATCATGATTCTCGCACGGGTGAAGGGGATTTGCTATTCAGTCAGGGCGCATTGCAAGAAGCAAATGCTGAAATGGATGGCGACTATACCGTGTACTCCGATGAAGAAAGCGGCAGGGCCGAGGTTTGGCACAATGAAGGGGATGTGGATGATGCCGGTGTGTTCACCCTTACGTATGATTATCCCGAATTTCCCGTTGAGCAAATGCGAGACGTGGATGCGGGGGATGTGCAACAAGACCCGCAAGCGGTGACAGATAGGCATTTACAACTTCCCGAGGAACTTCCGGACCGGGTTGGGGAACTTGCCGAAGACGTAGTGCAAGGCGAAGACAACCGCTATGACCGGGCACGCGCGATCGAGGATTATCTGACCGGGCCTGACTTCGAATACGAAACGAGCGACATCCCTGTTCCGGCCGAAGACCAGGATTATGTGGATCAGTTTTTGTTTGAGACGCAGATCGGTTATTGCGATAACTTTTCCACGGCAATGGTCGTCATGTTGCGGACGCTTGATATCCCTGCCCGTTGGGCGAAAGGGTTCACGGCCGGGGAAGAAGTAAGCGTCGGCGATGATGGGTACAGTGAATTTGAAGTGACGAATGAAAATGCTCATTCATGGGTGGAAGTTTATTTTCCCGACGTTGGCTGGGTGCCGTTTGAGCCTACGCCCGGCTTTTCCAATACGGCAGATTTTGCTTCGGCGGATGTTGATCGTGATGAAAACGACGAAGAGATGATGTTTGAACAGGAAGTCGAGCAAGACTCGGAAGAAGAGGGGGATGCATCAGAAGAGGAAGAAGATGATGATGAGAGGGAGACAGATACAGAGGAACAGGAGGAAGAGCAAATGGCGCTTCCATTCCGATTGCTGACAGGAATGGGTGCCGCTTTATTATTGGCCGGTTTCGCGGCTTTTAAATTCCGAGGAAAAATCATACAGACGTGGCTGAGGAGACGTTACTCGGGGATGGACAACGGATCGACATTCATCCGCGCCTATGAATCTGTGCTAAAATATCTTGGTTGGGCTGGGATGAAAAGGGCTGCGCATGAGACACCGAGCGAATTTGCAGCGCGCGTTGATTTTCGGTTTGAATCGGAAGATATGCGCGCCTTGACGATGCTGTATGAAGATCTTTATTACGGAAATGAAAAAACAGACCATTTGCCGGCAGATACCGAACGACGTTGGATTCAGCTTCTGGATAACATCGCGAAAGGGCGTTAA
- the guaA gene encoding glutamine-hydrolyzing GMP synthase translates to MERNNEEMNETIAVLDFGGQYNQLITRRIRDLGVYSELYPNTVSVEELRSLNLKGIIFSGGPGSAYAEDAPVCDPAMYDLGVPILGICYGMQLLTHHFGGKVEAADHREYGKATLDVKGASGLFRKTPAEQTVWMSHGDRIIEPPEGFTTDATNPTTPVAAMSHAEKGIYGVQFHPEVRHTEYGNDILHNFVFDICQSKGEWTMENFIDLEVEKIRANVGDRRVLCALSGGVDSSVTAMLVHRAIGDQLTCMFIDHGLLRKDEGTRVMQMFEGKFDINVVKIDASERFLTKLKGVSDPEQKRKIIGNEFIFIFEEESSKLENMDFLAQGTLYTDVIESGTATAQTIKSHHNVGGLPEDMKLDLIEPLNTLFKDEVRELGTELGLPESFVWRQPFPGPGLGIRVLGEITSEKLEIVRESDAVLHDVLEKAGLDKEIWQFFTALPDMRSVGVMGDNRTYDYTVGVRAVTSIDGMTSDWARIPHDVLETISTRIVNEVPQVNRVVYDITSKPPATIEWE, encoded by the coding sequence ATGGAGCGAAATAACGAAGAAATGAATGAAACCATTGCCGTCCTTGATTTTGGCGGGCAATACAATCAATTAATCACGCGCCGAATTCGCGATTTGGGCGTCTACAGTGAACTTTACCCCAACACGGTGAGCGTTGAAGAATTACGTTCGCTCAACCTCAAAGGGATTATTTTTTCCGGCGGACCGGGCAGTGCTTACGCTGAAGACGCTCCCGTCTGTGATCCTGCCATGTATGATCTTGGCGTCCCCATTCTCGGGATTTGTTACGGCATGCAACTGTTGACCCACCACTTTGGCGGAAAGGTGGAAGCAGCCGATCATCGTGAATACGGGAAAGCGACGCTGGACGTAAAGGGGGCGTCGGGGTTATTCCGAAAAACCCCAGCCGAGCAAACGGTTTGGATGAGCCACGGGGATCGCATTATTGAGCCGCCCGAGGGATTTACAACAGATGCAACGAACCCGACGACTCCGGTCGCTGCGATGAGCCATGCGGAAAAAGGTATTTACGGTGTGCAATTCCACCCGGAAGTGCGCCATACCGAATACGGAAACGACATCCTTCATAATTTCGTCTTCGACATTTGCCAAAGCAAAGGCGAGTGGACGATGGAGAATTTTATTGACCTTGAAGTGGAAAAAATCCGGGCGAACGTTGGTGACCGTCGTGTGCTTTGTGCGCTGAGTGGCGGCGTTGATTCGTCGGTGACCGCCATGCTCGTCCATCGCGCGATCGGGGATCAACTGACGTGCATGTTCATCGATCATGGCTTGTTGCGAAAAGATGAAGGCACGCGCGTTATGCAAATGTTTGAAGGGAAATTTGACATTAACGTTGTAAAAATTGATGCGTCGGAACGCTTTTTAACGAAGCTGAAAGGTGTTTCCGACCCGGAACAAAAACGGAAAATTATCGGTAACGAATTCATCTTTATTTTCGAAGAAGAGTCATCGAAACTGGAGAACATGGATTTTCTCGCGCAGGGAACTTTGTACACGGACGTGATCGAGAGCGGAACGGCAACGGCACAAACGATTAAATCCCACCACAATGTGGGTGGACTTCCCGAAGATATGAAATTGGATTTAATCGAGCCGTTAAACACGTTGTTTAAAGACGAAGTGCGAGAACTGGGCACGGAACTGGGATTGCCGGAAAGCTTTGTTTGGCGGCAACCATTCCCGGGCCCCGGCCTTGGCATTCGCGTGCTCGGGGAGATTACGTCGGAGAAGCTTGAGATCGTGCGCGAATCGGACGCAGTCCTTCACGACGTCTTGGAAAAGGCCGGATTGGATAAAGAAATCTGGCAGTTTTTCACCGCTTTGCCCGATATGCGAAGTGTGGGAGTCATGGGCGATAATCGCACGTATGATTACACGGTCGGCGTTCGTGCAGTCACATCTATAGACGGGATGACGTCAGACTGGGCGCGCATTCCCCATGACGTATTGGAAACGATCTCGACGCGGATCGTGAATGAAGTCCCGCAAGTGAATCGTGTTGTATACGATATTACATCGAAACCGCCGGCGACGATCGAGTGGGAATAA
- a CDS encoding TetR/AcrR family transcriptional regulator, with product MSKKKQNLIEHAEQLFYDHGFHAVGLQRIIKEANVALMTLYHHFDSKESLVLEVLKRREEKYFSILKSSVRNSDSSIVWSLSVAHSDWIRKHDTNGCMFLRAKEEFSSNDDHEIAQYVNQHKRSLLAFFAEVGLSHSEATQLVLLFEGATALSETLNVDDVTAALMHSIKSMGLHKVK from the coding sequence ATGAGCAAAAAGAAACAAAATCTCATTGAACATGCGGAACAATTATTTTATGACCATGGTTTTCACGCTGTTGGTCTACAAAGAATCATTAAAGAAGCAAACGTTGCTCTTATGACGTTATATCATCATTTTGATTCGAAAGAATCTCTAGTTCTTGAAGTGCTTAAAAGACGAGAAGAAAAATACTTTTCTATCTTGAAATCATCCGTGAGAAATTCCGACAGTTCCATTGTATGGTCGTTATCGGTTGCTCATAGTGATTGGATTCGAAAACATGATACGAATGGATGTATGTTTTTAAGGGCTAAAGAAGAATTTTCTTCTAATGATGATCATGAAATTGCTCAATATGTAAACCAGCATAAAAGGTCATTGTTGGCTTTTTTTGCGGAAGTTGGTTTAAGCCATAGTGAGGCTACCCAATTAGTACTATTATTCGAAGGGGCCACAGCTTTATCAGAAACACTAAATGTGGATGACGTGACTGCAGCACTTATGCATTCCATAAAGTCTATGGGGCTTCATAAGGTCAAATGA
- a CDS encoding MFS transporter — protein MDSKRLIMVGLPMIAVTYGFARFSYGLVLPYIRESLDINQSIAGAISSLSYLAYCIAIILAMLYMQKVGSRMLILIAGVTAAAGMGIISMANGAIALGIGIFIAGLSTGLSSPPYADVIKKWVALDKRSPTNTWVNAGTSLGTALTGVMVIFMGSNWRLTFLLFTIIAIIILILNYKVIPQTKVTNKIHQTRAFHVTKKELMNAYPLIISSLLLGISSAAYWTFSRDLVFQMENIPEVLTQGFWIIIGLAGVLGGFAGYFSSHIGLLPSYRLCVIFLGASSVLLGLFTNVLPVVISAISFGSSYIFMTGVLIIWGINIFKTNASFGLGFPFLLLALGQVFGSLVGGVVAEFLGYEAMFILFAMMSFMALLFKPKK, from the coding sequence GTGGATTCGAAAAGATTAATCATGGTTGGTTTACCCATGATTGCGGTAACTTATGGTTTTGCAAGGTTTAGTTACGGGTTAGTTTTGCCTTATATACGTGAGTCGCTGGATATCAACCAATCTATAGCTGGAGCGATCTCTTCACTATCGTATCTGGCATATTGTATAGCGATTATCTTGGCTATGTTGTATATGCAGAAAGTCGGTTCCCGTATGCTAATTTTAATTGCAGGGGTCACAGCAGCTGCGGGAATGGGGATCATATCCATGGCCAATGGTGCAATAGCCCTTGGTATTGGTATCTTTATTGCTGGCTTAAGTACAGGGTTGTCTTCTCCCCCATATGCAGATGTCATAAAAAAATGGGTGGCTCTGGATAAGCGTTCGCCAACGAATACGTGGGTGAATGCGGGCACTAGCTTGGGAACTGCATTAACTGGTGTTATGGTTATTTTTATGGGTAGTAATTGGAGATTGACGTTTCTACTATTTACAATCATAGCGATTATCATATTGATCCTTAATTATAAGGTCATTCCTCAAACAAAGGTTACGAACAAAATTCATCAGACTCGAGCATTTCATGTGACAAAAAAGGAACTTATGAATGCTTATCCCTTAATTATATCTTCTCTATTATTAGGGATTTCGAGTGCGGCTTATTGGACATTTTCAAGGGATTTGGTGTTTCAAATGGAGAATATTCCTGAAGTTCTCACGCAAGGATTTTGGATCATCATTGGTTTGGCAGGAGTATTAGGTGGTTTCGCCGGATATTTTAGTTCACATATCGGATTATTACCTTCTTACAGATTATGTGTCATTTTTCTAGGTGCTTCTTCCGTATTATTGGGTTTATTTACAAACGTCCTCCCTGTTGTCATATCGGCGATTTCTTTTGGAAGTTCGTATATATTCATGACAGGTGTTCTGATCATTTGGGGCATCAATATCTTTAAAACAAATGCTTCATTTGGTCTTGGTTTTCCATTTTTACTATTAGCTTTAGGGCAAGTGTTTGGCTCGTTGGTTGGAGGAGTGGTTGCTGAGTTTCTAGGTTATGAAGCAATGTTTATTTTGTTTGCTATGATGAGTTTTATGGCTTTACTTTTTAAGCCGAAAAAATAA
- a CDS encoding IS30 family transposase, whose product MAHTDSSTAERKNKHLTQTERGEIQGLHKQGLGPRAIARELGRPASTIKRELDRGSVEQLGSNLKVTRKYFADTSQRVYETNRQNCGRKRRWLMEAASPFLGWAVKKMLQEKWSPDVCVGRARAQGDWEVPIPCTRTLYTYIDDGLLDVKNIDLHLKVRRSTKKRRSRQHKKVLGPSIEERESDVDTRETVGHWEIDTVRGKRTKGQALLTLTERSTRKEIVRRLSEPTAEAVNAALTDLFKGYGHQAPSIFQTITADNGGEFSDLHDWCQYQNVRAYFAHPYASFERGTNERHNELLRRFIPKGKAIQEIPDETIERAEAWTNELPRKILGYQTPDEAFEAAIQGAG is encoded by the coding sequence ATGGCTCACACCGATTCTAGCACAGCGGAGCGTAAGAACAAACATCTCACCCAAACCGAGCGCGGCGAAATCCAGGGCCTACACAAACAAGGATTGGGTCCTCGTGCCATTGCAAGGGAACTTGGCCGTCCAGCGAGTACCATCAAGCGCGAGTTAGATCGTGGGAGCGTAGAGCAGCTCGGTTCCAACTTGAAGGTGACACGGAAATATTTCGCCGATACGAGTCAGCGTGTGTATGAAACGAACCGGCAGAACTGCGGACGTAAGCGCCGATGGTTGATGGAGGCAGCCAGCCCATTTTTGGGTTGGGCGGTAAAGAAAATGCTCCAAGAGAAATGGTCACCGGATGTGTGCGTGGGACGTGCAAGAGCGCAAGGAGACTGGGAGGTTCCGATCCCGTGTACGCGCACCCTTTACACCTACATCGACGATGGGCTCCTTGACGTGAAGAACATTGATCTGCACTTGAAAGTGCGCCGTTCCACGAAGAAGCGACGTTCTCGCCAGCACAAAAAAGTGTTGGGCCCGAGCATCGAAGAACGTGAGTCGGACGTGGACACCCGCGAAACCGTCGGGCATTGGGAGATCGACACGGTACGAGGCAAACGCACGAAAGGCCAGGCCCTCCTGACGCTTACGGAGCGAAGCACACGCAAGGAGATTGTGCGCCGGTTGTCGGAGCCGACAGCTGAAGCCGTCAACGCTGCCCTCACCGATCTTTTCAAAGGGTATGGGCATCAGGCCCCATCGATCTTTCAAACGATCACCGCAGACAACGGCGGAGAATTCAGCGACCTTCATGACTGGTGCCAGTATCAGAACGTCCGTGCTTATTTCGCCCATCCGTATGCTTCATTCGAACGAGGCACAAATGAACGACACAACGAGCTTCTGCGCCGCTTTATCCCGAAGGGCAAAGCCATCCAGGAGATTCCGGACGAAACCATCGAACGGGCCGAAGCGTGGACGAACGAGCTGCCGCGAAAGATTTTGGGCTATCAAACGCCCGACGAGGCCTTTGAGGCCGCGATCCAAGGGGCGGGCTAG
- a CDS encoding PadR family transcriptional regulator, with protein sequence MSQTQMLKGIMDGCLLAIIKDEECYGYEMASRLNRYGFINISEGTIYPSLLRMQKEDLVTSTRRKSTAGPQRKYYRLTQKGEEALEEFLMQWNELSKNVNSVINKEVTGSEVDSCNM encoded by the coding sequence ATGTCGCAAACACAAATGCTTAAAGGAATTATGGATGGTTGCCTTTTGGCGATTATAAAAGACGAAGAATGTTATGGCTATGAAATGGCTTCTCGCTTAAATCGTTATGGATTCATTAATATCAGTGAAGGAACCATTTACCCGTCATTATTAAGAATGCAGAAAGAAGATCTAGTTACTTCTACTCGCAGAAAGTCAACTGCAGGACCACAGAGGAAGTATTATAGGCTTACACAGAAAGGTGAAGAAGCCTTGGAAGAATTTTTAATGCAATGGAATGAGTTAAGTAAAAATGTAAATTCGGTTATAAATAAAGAAGTGACAGGGAGTGAAGTGGATTCATGCAACATGTAA
- a CDS encoding HAAS domain-containing protein, with protein sequence MQHVSLSRTSKKFIEDLRVYLFTNGKSHEEVDDIIQELSDHLYDAEQNGKSVKEVVGNSPKEYMDNISTEINNDFKSWWLKYIPMIILGAISFPVINDIIQGEVSYSVLHIIAYFLFSLVFISGVFIVFKYSAKNQLSKTKEVLLAAIPVSISTLLFIGILTMDNAMNAPIVDFGFWGQVVLIALMTIFIIGFSVWAKTAILPVILIVWSLLPHLLSYTSLGESLQSTINIILGLFIIGLYLVFGFKDDEK encoded by the coding sequence ATGCAACATGTAAGCTTAAGTAGAACTAGTAAAAAGTTTATTGAAGATTTAAGAGTTTATTTATTCACTAATGGGAAGAGCCATGAGGAGGTCGATGATATTATTCAAGAACTCTCCGATCATCTTTATGATGCCGAACAAAATGGCAAATCAGTGAAAGAAGTTGTTGGCAATTCTCCAAAAGAATATATGGATAATATATCTACCGAAATAAACAATGATTTTAAGTCTTGGTGGCTTAAGTATATTCCAATGATCATTTTAGGAGCCATTTCTTTTCCAGTTATTAATGACATAATACAAGGAGAAGTAAGTTACAGTGTATTGCATATCATTGCTTACTTTCTTTTTAGTTTAGTGTTTATTTCAGGGGTTTTTATTGTTTTCAAGTATTCAGCTAAAAACCAATTATCAAAGACAAAAGAGGTTTTACTGGCTGCGATTCCCGTATCCATAAGTACGCTGTTGTTTATAGGCATTTTAACGATGGATAATGCAATGAACGCTCCAATTGTTGATTTTGGTTTTTGGGGCCAGGTAGTTCTTATTGCGCTTATGACTATCTTTATCATAGGGTTTTCAGTATGGGCTAAGACCGCCATTCTCCCTGTTATATTGATTGTTTGGTCTCTACTACCTCATCTACTTTCCTACACTTCTTTAGGGGAAAGTTTACAATCAACAATAAATATAATTCTCGGTTTATTTATTATTGGATTGTATTTAGTATTTGGTTTTAAAGATGATGAAAAATAG
- a CDS encoding AEC family transporter: MEPMYVLSFQLFALYVIAFIGFFCAKKQLLPTGSENILSNLLLYVTLPCLIINSLNIPFSYAQAFTAFTMLILSVYYLIMAIVLSRFLNKKLNKVADRNGVFQNLLIFGNQGFIGMAIISALFGADALFIATVFNLIYFLLIWSYAIMIMTPNDTARPPFTTFLKNPGFLATFTGFVLFIVPFQIPSLIASPIQMLGDMTIPLSMLVIGVSLSSITADQLRSLIREPLLYLTVMLRNLILPGILFIPLFFLSIFPQELLVIALLLAAMPCAHTITIYAIKYGGDTNFSSTVVLLSTFMTIITIPALYFLTTFL; encoded by the coding sequence ATGGAACCGATGTATGTGCTTTCTTTTCAATTATTTGCATTATATGTGATTGCCTTTATCGGATTTTTTTGTGCAAAGAAACAACTACTCCCTACAGGAAGCGAAAACATTTTATCTAATTTATTGCTATACGTGACATTGCCTTGCCTGATTATTAATTCTTTAAATATCCCGTTCTCCTATGCTCAAGCCTTTACAGCTTTTACAATGCTGATATTATCTGTTTATTACTTAATCATGGCGATTGTCTTGAGTAGATTTCTCAATAAAAAACTTAATAAAGTGGCTGACCGCAATGGTGTATTTCAAAACCTACTGATATTTGGAAACCAAGGATTTATCGGGATGGCTATTATTTCTGCACTGTTTGGAGCAGATGCCTTATTTATTGCTACCGTCTTTAACCTCATCTATTTTTTGCTCATATGGAGCTATGCCATTATGATTATGACGCCAAATGACACAGCACGCCCGCCTTTTACGACCTTTCTTAAAAATCCGGGGTTTCTGGCTACGTTTACCGGCTTTGTTTTATTTATCGTGCCGTTTCAAATTCCAAGCCTCATAGCGTCTCCTATACAGATGCTCGGTGATATGACGATTCCACTTTCCATGCTCGTCATCGGGGTAAGCCTATCAAGCATTACCGCCGACCAGCTGCGATCTCTTATTCGTGAACCTTTACTATACTTGACCGTTATGTTAAGAAACCTTATTCTTCCAGGCATCTTATTTATCCCTTTATTTTTCTTGTCTATATTTCCTCAAGAGTTATTAGTGATTGCATTGTTGTTAGCTGCGATGCCGTGTGCGCACACCATTACCATCTACGCCATTAAATACGGCGGTGATACGAATTTTTCATCAACGGTTGTTTTGCTGTCTACGTTTATGACCATCATTACGATTCCGGCGCTTTATTTTCTGACGACCTTTCTCTAA